In the genome of Bacteroides mediterraneensis, the window TCCTGCTGCACAAGAAGCGGCAGAGACGCCTGCCGTGGAACAGCCGATGATTACGCAGCAGAATGAACCTTCCTTGCAGGTGAAGAAGGAGACCCCGAAAAAAGAAACTCCCAAGAAGGAACAGCCGAAGAAAACACCGGTGAAGACCGAAGCACAGACTGTGAACAAGCCGAAGGAGAAGACCGAGGCGGAGAAACGGGCTGAAGCGGAAAAGGCTGCGGCACAAGCGGCTGCCAACAAGATAGCCGGTGCCTTTGGAAAGGGCTCCCAGATGGGAAGCAAGGGCAATGCCTCTGGTGCGGGTTTGCAGGGAAGTCCTACCGGGAATTCCTCCACTGGAAAGACGAGTGGCGTAGGCGGTTATGGCACTTTCGACCTGAACGGCCGTTCGCTGGGTAGCGGAAAGCTTCCGGTGCCGGTGTACAACGTGCAGGATGAAGGCCGTGTGGTGGTGACCATCGTGGTAAACCCCGCAGGACAGGTCATCAGTACCAGTATCAACAAGCGGACGAACACGGTAAATCCGGCGTTGCGGAAAGCAGCGGAAGAGGCGGCCCGGAAAGCCCGCTTCAATGCGGTGGATGGGGTGAACAACCAGAGTGGTACCATCACCTATTATTTTAAATTGAGATAATTTTTAATTCTAAACAGATAGATTTATGAAAGCAGTTTGTATCTTTTTGGCTGAAGGTTTCGAGGAAATGGAAGCCATGTTCCCGTTGGATATCATGCGTAGAGGCGGATTGAATGTGAAAACCGTGTCTGTAACCGGTAATAAGACCGTGACCAGCTCCCATCAGGTACCTATCGTAGCAGATATGTTGTTTGAAGACCTGAAAGAGGAAGAGGTGGAAAT includes:
- a CDS encoding TonB family protein, whose amino-acid sequence is MKKNKVIGIVCTVVLHLLVLLLLFLLKLTVPAEQEEGGVPVMLGNTELAGGEADPYTLTEVDMMPSEAPAAQEAAETPAVEQPMITQQNEPSLQVKKETPKKETPKKEQPKKTPVKTEAQTVNKPKEKTEAEKRAEAEKAAAQAAANKIAGAFGKGSQMGSKGNASGAGLQGSPTGNSSTGKTSGVGGYGTFDLNGRSLGSGKLPVPVYNVQDEGRVVVTIVVNPAGQVISTSINKRTNTVNPALRKAAEEAARKARFNAVDGVNNQSGTITYYFKLR